Proteins encoded in a region of the Coregonus clupeaformis isolate EN_2021a chromosome 9, ASM2061545v1, whole genome shotgun sequence genome:
- the LOC121574314 gene encoding BCL2/adenovirus E1B 19 kDa protein-interacting protein 3 isoform X1, whose translation MSLSGSQTPDDSLYGSWVELEELLSAVSSRESLTGQEQDTASWALQGELQRILLEAQLESKDSPPHVVTPPQTVASPPHSEGSSSTDCVTIQSEEEGERGLSSEWVWDWSSRPENLPPKEFVFQHPKQQSGSLSVRKSEVMKRGLFSSDVLMILIPSLLVSHLLTLGVGIYIGKRLAASTTSTL comes from the exons gctcgTGGGTGGAGCTGGAGGAGCTGCTTTCAGCAGTGAGCAGCAGGGAGAGTCTGACAGGACAAGAACAGGACACAGCCTCCTGGGCCCTGCAGGGGGAGCTACAGAGGATCCTGCTAGAGGCACAGCTCGAGAGTAAAGACAG TCCTCCACATGTGGTGACTCCTCCACAGACCGTTGCTTCCCCTCCCCACAGTGAAGGCAGCAGCAGTACAGACTGTGTTACCATACAG TCCGAagaagaaggggagagggggctgAGTTCTGAGTGGGTATGGGACTGGTCCAGTCGGCCCGAGAACCTTCCACCAAA ggaGTTTGTGTTCCAGCACCCGAAGCAGCAGTCGGGCTCCCTGAGCGTAAGGAAGAGTGAGGTGATGAAGAGAGGCCTGTTCTCCTCCGACGTCCTCATGATCCTCATCCCCTCACTGCTGGTCTCACATCTTCTCACACTGGGAGTggg gATCTACATAGGGAAGCGATTGGCTGCCTCTACAACTAGCACTCTGTGA
- the LOC121574314 gene encoding BCL2/adenovirus E1B 19 kDa protein-interacting protein 3 isoform X2 produces MISHFRSWVELEELLSAVSSRESLTGQEQDTASWALQGELQRILLEAQLESKDSPPHVVTPPQTVASPPHSEGSSSTDCVTIQSEEEGERGLSSEWVWDWSSRPENLPPKEFVFQHPKQQSGSLSVRKSEVMKRGLFSSDVLMILIPSLLVSHLLTLGVGIYIGKRLAASTTSTL; encoded by the exons gctcgTGGGTGGAGCTGGAGGAGCTGCTTTCAGCAGTGAGCAGCAGGGAGAGTCTGACAGGACAAGAACAGGACACAGCCTCCTGGGCCCTGCAGGGGGAGCTACAGAGGATCCTGCTAGAGGCACAGCTCGAGAGTAAAGACAG TCCTCCACATGTGGTGACTCCTCCACAGACCGTTGCTTCCCCTCCCCACAGTGAAGGCAGCAGCAGTACAGACTGTGTTACCATACAG TCCGAagaagaaggggagagggggctgAGTTCTGAGTGGGTATGGGACTGGTCCAGTCGGCCCGAGAACCTTCCACCAAA ggaGTTTGTGTTCCAGCACCCGAAGCAGCAGTCGGGCTCCCTGAGCGTAAGGAAGAGTGAGGTGATGAAGAGAGGCCTGTTCTCCTCCGACGTCCTCATGATCCTCATCCCCTCACTGCTGGTCTCACATCTTCTCACACTGGGAGTggg gATCTACATAGGGAAGCGATTGGCTGCCTCTACAACTAGCACTCTGTGA